From the Terriglobales bacterium genome, the window CAATCCGGCCAGGAAGGCTCGCTCAGTGGCCTGGGTGAGAGCGCGCCGGCGGCGGGCGTGCTCCGCCCGAGTGAGGAGGCGAGAGCCGGAGTCGCGCGAGCTTCCGCGAATGTCAGGCCTCCGGAGAGTCGGCGGAAGAGGGCTCGGGGGCGGCGGCGGGCGCGGTCGCGGCGGCGGACCTTGACTCGGCGCCGTGGCCGGGGCGCGGCAGCACCACGGTCGAAATGGCGTGCTTGAAAATGAGCTGCTCCTGGTGGTTGGACTCCAGGATGACCGAATACTTGTCGAAGGAGCGGATGCGGCCGGTGAGCTTCACCCCGCTGACCAGATAGATAGTCACCACGGACTTGTCGCGGCGGGCGTTGTTGAGGAAGGCGTCCTGGATGTTCTGAGCCGGCTTGAGATCCATGGGCGTAGGCATTTCTGCCTGGCGGAGGTCCGGGCGTGCACCGGGGCTGCGCCGCCCTCCTAACTCCTACCATACGGCTGCGTGAGGGGATTTTCAACCGCAGGCGCCGCTGCGGATGCGTTCCGGTTCTCCTGCGTTCTGAGCTTTGCGGTTCCCGCAGAGTGAAGTTCTTGTATACTCGTGCGCCGACGGCAGCAGTCGAACCCTTTGTCGAGGAGCCAACCATGGACTTGCTGAGTTCCGCGTTGCCCGCCTTTTTCCAGGTGAGAATCCTGCCCCCGGGAGACGGGCCGCTGTACGAGGTCACGCTGCGCTGGATCCATTTCCTGGCCGGAATCACGTGGATCGGGCTGCTGTATTTCTTCAACCTGGTGAACGTGCCTTTTCAGAAAGAACTGGAACCCGCCTACAAGGGCAAGGTCAACCTGGCGCTGATGCCGCGGGCGCTGTGGTGGTTCCGGTGGGGCGCCATGATGACGGTGCTGGCGGGCTTCATGTACTGGATGATCATCGTGGCGGCGGATGCCCGCAACGCGGCGGTACACGGGCTGAGCGCCAGTTCCATGAACTCGGTGCTGAACTTCCTGGGCATCTGGATCGGGGCGTGGGTGCTGGAAATGCTGCTGGTGACGCACGGCAAGGGCGCGCTCAACAAAGGATGGATTTTGGCGGTGTTCGTGGGAGCCCTGATGTTCGGGGCGAGCACCATCTATCTGAAGCTGAATGCGCACGGGTGGGAGAGCAGCCGCATGCTATCCATCGGCGTGGGCGGCGGCTTGGGATTCATCATGCTGTTCAACGTGTGGGGCATCATCTGGCGGAACCAGAAGAAAATCATCGCCTGGACGCGGGCCAACGTGACCGATGGGACGCCCGTACCGGAGCAAAGCGCGAAGCTGGCGCGGCAGGCATTCCTGGCCTCGCGAACCAACACCTGGCTTTCCATTCCCATGCTGTTCTTCATGGCCTCGGCCAGCCATTACACGTTTTTGGTGCAGTAAGCTCAATTCGAAAAACGAAAGCCCCCGCGAGAAGGCGGGGGCTTTGTTGTTTCAGCTACTTGGCTAGAAGCTAGGAGCTTCGGCGGTTGCCCAAGAACGCATAGCCC encodes:
- the hfq gene encoding RNA chaperone Hfq, whose product is MPTPMDLKPAQNIQDAFLNNARRDKSVVTIYLVSGVKLTGRIRSFDKYSVILESNHQEQLIFKHAISTVVLPRPGHGAESRSAAATAPAAAPEPSSADSPEA
- a CDS encoding urate hydroxylase PuuD, whose amino-acid sequence is MDLLSSALPAFFQVRILPPGDGPLYEVTLRWIHFLAGITWIGLLYFFNLVNVPFQKELEPAYKGKVNLALMPRALWWFRWGAMMTVLAGFMYWMIIVAADARNAAVHGLSASSMNSVLNFLGIWIGAWVLEMLLVTHGKGALNKGWILAVFVGALMFGASTIYLKLNAHGWESSRMLSIGVGGGLGFIMLFNVWGIIWRNQKKIIAWTRANVTDGTPVPEQSAKLARQAFLASRTNTWLSIPMLFFMASASHYTFLVQ